The sequence below is a genomic window from Maylandia zebra isolate NMK-2024a linkage group LG18, Mzebra_GT3a, whole genome shotgun sequence.
cgtttgttttttaatgccaGCATGTCAAATAATCCACGTTATCATTGAAGCAAATATGACTGTTTACAGAGGATTactgggttaaaaaaaataaataatatacctTTAAAAGCATctaacactgaaataaaacgCACTAAGTCAGTCCTGCTTGTTGCTGCTGAATACATCGTCAGTGCGATCTTCACAGATGCTTTTCTCGTGCCTTTCCCAACACTGATTACATTTGAGTATAGcagaataaaaaatttaaaaaaaaaacagcaattaCATGACTTAAGTTGTAGTGTGGCTTTGTGTGTGGACAGCACTTGAGTATAATGACGTTCCATCAGGGTGAGTGTGTGAAAGTGAGGTTTGATGTCCTTAAGAAGTCTTATTTCCTCCTGGGGTGAGCACGTCGTGGAGGGTGCTTATGTCTGGATCCCGAGGAGAATTTAGAGcctggaaaaagaaggaaacaaagaaaaatctttttttttttttgtctttagcaCAAATAAATACCACAACTTATACCAGTAGAGTCTAGCTTGAAATGTGAGGAAGGGGTAAAGTTGTTACTAATTTTCTGTTTAACCACTGCTTAATACTGGATCGAGCCTTCTACAAAGAATGATGATCAACAACAATAGCTAcgtaaaaagataaaaagatcaATGCACACGTGTGTAAAAACAAGCTTTTCTGGAACAATATGAATAAAAACCAAAGTCCCGCAGCGTGGAAGCGATTGATGttcttttttcattgttttctgaagttttgagtttttttcttttctcattttgtgACGCTGTTTAACAGAATTTAGATTAAGTGAATCGATCCCTGcctgggcagcacggtggcacggtggttagcactgttgccgcacagcaagaaggtcctgagttcaattccaccatcaggccagggtctttctgtgtggagtttgcatgttctccccgtgtttgcgtgggttccctccgggtactccggcttcctcccaccgtccaaagacatgcagcttgtggggataggttaattggaaaaatccaaattgccactaggtgtgaatggttgtctgtccctatgtgttagccctgcgacagactggcgacctgtccagggtgtaccccgcctctcgccccatgacagctgggataggctccagcgccccccgcgaccctggaaaggataagcggaagcgaatggatggatggatggatggatcccTGCCTGCCTTTAAGCTAAAATGTTCAATCCAAAAACCTGACTTAGCAGCAATCAAATAGCCAGCATgagcaaacatttttttaaagtcaaactttactctgGCATTTTTTTACAAGATTATATCAGATTTGTCACGTGGCTATAGATTTATCTCAAAGTACTTTGGCTGATCCCTTATTTCCCAAAGGGTCACCACAACGGATCgatccatgtttttgttttttttaaatatcggACTATCAAATAGAAGCTTGTTTCCACTCctggaaaacagtgaaaatttCAGCTCAAACTTGTtggaaaataactaaaaattgagaaaataatttaaaatttcaagttattttcACAGAAGATAGAGTTAGTAAGTGAGAATTGTGAGATACCcaaacaaaaacttttaaataaaaatctaaattgTAACTCGTGAATGTTTTTAGTGCCAGAAATGAGCTTCCATAAGttcctgacacaaccctccCATTAATCAAAGCTTGGGATTAGGACTAGGAGTGCCACGCAGCCACATGAGAGCACTGCTTGCTGACGTGTATCAAATAAAATTTAGGTCTCAAACTGTGCTGAGTGGCTCCAAAGTGTAGAGCTTCACACATCCACCTAACAAGGGAACGATCCCAGGCGGAGACAAAAATCGATATTTAAAGATTCTCGACCATCTGGCTGAGCTACTTATTAACTAAAGATTAGCTTTAAAATATTgactatgtaaacaaaacacaacaaacaaatctatcaaacaaagaaacaagagTTAATATTTGCACAAGTTCTTGTTACAGTGACACCCGGCACTGGCGGGTTTAAGCACATCTAAACTCAATCGGCTTCTTTCTTTATTACACTAGAACAATAAtatgagcagaaggatttgcaTGTGGTTTGCTTGAGTTAAGTGGGTTTCACACACGTGCAGTAAATACTGTTTAAATGTTGTAGTTACCAAATGGTGAAAAGGAAAACGCTGGAGGTCCTGGAGTGAGGAAGGGGTTGAGAGGGCTCACATGACTTTGGTCTAGACCAGGCGAAGGGATCACTGCGATAACAAAGACGGGTAACAAAAAGAGGTTACTACAGTCTCAGCTATCGGTCTTTATCTGCAGATTCAGCAAAGCCAACTGCTGTGAGATAATAAGATCAGATTAACATGTCTCATTTTtcacaattaaaataaaaataaaataaacagagtTTTATCAGGAcagaaattttacatttttagtgTGTTTTTGGTGACGTGTGAGAGTTTTTTGTGGATTTATATTAGTCTTACTTAAGTTTGATTTAAGGCAAATTCCTTctagaaaaacaggaaaatattcattttgttttcatgttacaccaaacatgaaaaatatcAGTGTAGACCACTGAGCTTTTGATAAAGTGGATGaatttcttttatatttatatcacATTTCTGTCAGTATCTCCCAGCTGTTACAACAATATCACCCAATTATTATAtcactttatatttttttatttagataTTCTTTATTTTAACTGCCATTTATTATCTAAGAGTTGTTTGAAATCAgtaaattatacattttaatcTTTAATATCTTAATGGTGTGTGACCCTGCTGCCAGGGGAGGTTTATTTAAATGACCCTACAGGCCTTTACACACCGGACACCTAAAATACGTGCGACTATGTAAAAccctaaaaaataaatgtattgagCTTTGTAAGAGTGTTTAATCCGGCGCAGATAAGATGGTGATTTTGATTTAAAAGAGTGATTTAAGATGATTAAAAATCATCCCTGACCACCAAAACTGCTGCACTGTTTAAAACTGTTAATAAAACCTGTGAAtgtgacacacatgaacactcACATGCAGCTGCTTCCATTTGTACAACTTCCAGATTAAAACTTCGATCCACCACCGTGCAGTCAGACTCGACTGAGAGATCTGGATTCCTTACAATTACTATATTTCTCACTGTAAAAGATAAAAAAGTAGAACAACGTCAACAGACAGTCGACAGAATCATTTATGGtgcaaaaaattaaaatgtgataCAAATCTTTATATCTACCTCTCTCATAAATGCTGACACATCCGTTCTGACAGACCTCCTGCAGAAGCGCCTTAAAATCTGACACAGCTGTCATCACCGGGCCGAAGGTGAAGTCTGGGTCTGATGCAACCAACGGCGAAGCCGACAGCACAGGTGGAGCATGGAGGGACTGACAGCTCTAAATACAGACCAGGAACAGTGGTGAAGATAAAACTTGAACCACTTTTTTTCCCAAGACTTTGCTGTGGCGGTGTGTTTATGAATATTTCAGCACATGGTGGGCTTAGCAACATAGAGACTAGGAAGGTAAGCTGACGCAGAGATGTTTCCCAGCATGCTATTTATACAGAACACAACAAGGAAGGGTGAGTAGCAGAAATAAGTGGAGGGGTGGCATTCATGACAAAAGACAAGACATAAAATGGTTTGGTCAACGACCACAAGGCACCAGATCCAAGGCTGGGACTACAGTAGTGAAAGATTATCTACGAATGGGTCTGGATGTGATAAAAGCTTAGGAAATTCCTAAGTTTAAGAACTCCCTACAAACAGGGACTATTTTCATTGTGTAGCATATCGTCACAGTAAAATGTCCTGAGAGTGTGATAAACTCTTATCCACCTGAAGGAAATGGATGGGGTCTTCAGCGTGGGAAAGCTTATCCAGTTCATCTTCATTCTTCTTCAGCTCGCCGATCTCCTTCTGAATCTGCTCCAGCAGCTTCTCTGCCTCACCGATGGCCGTCTTCTCCTGAGCTTTAATCAGCTCTCTAACCTCAAAGCGCTTCAGCTCTATTGACCGAATCAGCTCGGAGAAGACTGCGTCGCTTTCCTCGGCTGCTGCACGAGCCGAACGCTGGAGggagacagagaacagaacgCCAGGCAAAGAGTGAAGAAAGACCAAAAAAAACTTCAAAAGCTGATAAAATAGCAAATGTAGACCTTTAACAGTAGAAAGATTAGACATTTTTACCATCCAACAGTGAGATGTTGAACATCAGCACTTACGCTGAGAGAGAAAATGGCTTTTCTCAGCTCCTGCACCTCCTTTTCTCTTTGCTGAATCCTCAGCTGGGAGCTCTGCTTGATCTCACTGAGCTGCCTCtgaagaaaatcaaaaatcaaaagtCATGTAACTGAACAGAAGTAGATGCATTTCATTCTCTGCTACATTATCCAGATTTCCTGCTACACTGGGCCTGTGCACGGACTGAAGTCAGTTGTCACTAAAACTGAAtcactaaaaaaaaagagaagaaattaaaaattattatGAAGTCTTTCAGTTGTTTAAttctttgctgcttttattCCACACAAATACCCAAAAACAGGTTTGAGGAACTCCAGAGGTGTTTCAAACCCAAACTATAAACTTCACATCTCTGCTCCATTTCTCTGACGAGTCTACAGTTAAACTGTTTGGTCCTACTGTGGATCAGGCTGAAAATGTATTCTAGATTAGATAGTGTGGTGAATTAAAGACACCGAAACACTCAGTGATGAACGTTGGATCTTCTTAACACAAAGGATCTGAGTTATCTGCTTTAATGCGTTCCTCATTAAAACTGCATCACAAATTATGACTCGGTagtaaaaccctgaaaaccactgAGACCTTTAAAATACAATCAATAGCTCAGTTCACAATAAAAGAATAATGAACAGCAGCAGTTAGCAACAGATATACAGAAAATTAAATGATGTTCATTTGCGTGACTATTATTTGAACATGTAAGCAGTGGTTTATATGTTTGCCTATCAAATGGAAAGGCCCTTGGTTAATTCCAGGAAGAGACCCAAATCAATTTGGAATTACAGCATGTCAAAATTTACATGAGGGTgtcaacttttctttctttttcttttggtgaGATAAATAGGAAAAGATTTGCAGCTTTTCTTTAGATCTATTGgagtcattttaaatatttttaagttgGTTGCACTTTTTTTCCCTCGTTTCTCTAAGTCAACTTAACAAGTGGCTCCATCAGGTAGTGATTTGCTCAGCAAGTGAAGCGGCGCTGATTTGATTCCAGCTGGAGACACAAGTCCCTTTGGGGTTGTATCTGGTGGAAAACTCAAACATGTGGCGCTTGCAGCTGTGACAAAAGAGCAGCTGAAAATACATTCTTCCTCTCTAAAGCACCCTGACACTTAGTCACATTGATTTTTATACTGCTGTGAATAGGGACAAATATTTGTTCATGCATAGGAGGCTCTGTGGTACAATGGTTGTCATGTTCATCTTACACACAAAAGTCCTtcaggactgaaacacaaacCCAACCTACAAGCAAATGTACATACCAGATGAATAAATGAGTTCTCTTATAAAGGAACAGATAAAGTTACCTTTAGTTgaggattattttattttggaaaaatcTGGAAAATTTGACTTCTTTTCTCACATTTGATGTAAGGTAGAATACAACCCTACAAATGGCAACTGATTGACAAAACCAAATCAGCGCTTTAATGAAACATTCAGAGGTTCATAATTAAAGAATAGACAACACAAAATTAATGAAACAATGGGTTGATTTATAGATAATTACATGGCAACCACTTTGATAATCATTTCAATGCAGCTTCCAGCCTCTCAAATGTCTTTAATTATAAGATTTGCAGCTTTTCATTTTAcccgtgtgcgtgtgtggtagATATGTGTCTTTTCTGCCCCATTTCTCTAAAGCATCTTAACAGTTAGACTATTTTTGTCCCCCTGTGAATGGGTCCCTGGATTAGATTAAGTCTtcacttaaagaaaaagaaaagacgcATTGTTTGACTCTGGAGTGGATTCAGTCCACTGTTAAAAGACGATTTTAAGAGAAAGTGCATGTTGGAAATGTCAACACACATTTGCATCTGTGGATTATGTTTATATGAGAAAAAGACTATATTCACTTTAATGTTTACCTTAAGCTGCACTGCAGTATTTAGACTTTTTAAACCCTGACTACAGTCATACGGAAAAAAACTCTAAGGAAGCAATTaagattttatttatgtagcacaaaAAAGGCAAAGTGCAACAAAAATGCTAAAACATAGAAACAAAAAGTTACCcaaaaagcaagtttaaaaagctgctttttaaaagaaagcaCAGACCACACGCTCAGACAGAGAAGATTCCAGAGGGTCTCAGGGTCACTGTTGCAAAAGCTCCGTCCTATTTTAGTTCTCAGCTTTGTATGTTGCAAAGCCAGCAggccctgatcacatgacctcagggacctgctggggtTGCACGATGGTGCCCATCCCTGCAGCGCTTTAAAAGGCAAAACCAGAATCCTATAGTGGACTCTCCAGATgatggggagccagtgcagcagATTTAACTGCGGTGTGACATTTGAATACGAAGGAGACTTAGTCAGAACAATTGTACTTGTAAGGTTCTTACCTTTGCTTCCTCTGGCAGTTTGCTATAGTTTAGATTTAGTTAACTGtgtcaaaatgttttgtttccctttatttttttttatcactttaaGTGTTGCTTTTAATCTTTTTATAATATGGGGATATTAGTGAGGGGCAGACTGGGGTTTTAAATCAGGGAAACACTCCAGACAGCACATTGTGGAGGCAGTTAACTCAGCCTCAGAAAAAAGGGAATGAGCTCCATGTGGGAGGCTTCCTCCCTCTGTGTAATTCAGGTGAGGTGATTACCTTCTTCTGCTGTATCTCCTCCTCAGCCAGCACCGTGTCGTGCCCTTTGTGCTCGTCGGTCAGACACAGGGAGCAGATGCAGCGCTTGTCGGTCCGGCAGTAGACCTCGAGCAGCTTGTCATGTCGCGGACAAATGGTCTCCTGGAGCCGCTTGGAGGCAGCCACCAGCTTGTGTTTTTTGAAGGCTGAGGACTCGTAGTGAGGCCGGACGTGATCATCGCAGTACGACGCCAGACAAACCAGGCAGGAGCTGGCCGCTTTGCTCTTCAACCCGATGCAGACGTCACACTCCACGTCGCCGGCTTCGGCAAAAGTTCGGCCAGCTGTCGGTGCCGCGGCGTCCTGGAGTGTCGTGTTCTTAAATATCTCCACCACGTCGGCCAGAATGGTGTTCCTGGCGAGCAGCGGCCTCGGGTTGAAGTTCTGTCGGCACTGCGGACAGACATAAACCCCGAGGTAGTCGTCCTGGTCCCAGTAGTTCTGGATGCAGCCCGAGCAGTAGCTGTGTCCGCACGGTATAGTAACCGGGTCCTTCAGCACGTCCAGACAGATGGAGCAGTTGAACTGGTCCTTGTCCAGGAGCACCCCGGCTTGAGCCATCGTAGAAAACACCAAAGTACAGCTAGAAAGTGACAAATAGCTACTGCTTTGTTTACAGGAAGAGAATGAGGGGGCGTGGCCACTGAGGGCTTTAACAGGACTACTTCCAGTTTCTGTATCGACGGTCGGCAAACGACGAATGGGTGCTTTGCTGCCACCAACTGGCACGGAGCGGGAGTGAGGCGAACAACAGGTTTATCGTACTGCAGACATTCTGGCTTGATGTTCAGAAATGGTAAAAACCAAATATTTCATTCGATTTTGCAAACTGTGTTGTAACGTTATTTTGGTTATTCTCTTAAACGaaattaaattatatataaagtCTTTAAAATTACTTCTAGAAAACAAaccataaaaaaatataatattccaAAGCATCTACCCACTGAAATTGTTATCTGAGATAAATCACGTCTTCTAttatagttgttgtttttttccccgtctttctctctctcttcgcATATGTGGCATTTAATTTGTAATCTGTCTAGATGTCTATATTCGCTGTCTATATAACGGGGAAGTAAGGGTACTTAAATTGAATTCTAATAACTTTTTACATGTACTCCCtaaatttttaaacaaatatctgtactttcGACACAGACGTGTtacttttggttaaactgtatCATTTATAGCGTTTATACTCGGGACTTGGCACACTATGGGAATAACTGCACGCAGTCTGCGTGTTtactgatgtttgttgagcttTGTCAAGGTTGCATTGGAGTGAGCTTCTGAGCATACGCGATGTTTTCTTAATGCGATATGATACGGGACTTTGTAAAGAGACAGTTTGGCTTGTTGAATTCTGTATCAAATGCAtcaaatgcaatttaaaaaaaatatctaataagtatataataaaaatatatcatacaCAACAAGAtatagaaaaaagaagaaaagggttAAACAGTTCCAAGTTCcaaaaaatctgattttttttgggCTATTTAAGGAAGGAAGGCAGCTGTTGTACCTGCTGGTTTTAGCCCTTGCTCAGTGAGTAAAATGGGTCGTTCCAGACATTGCATCGAGGGAGAAAAAACTTTGATCAGAAAGTTGATTGGATAGAGGAAAACTTAAAAAGAAGTGCAGAAAATAATTGGCTGCTCAGCTAAAAAGATCTCAAATGCTTTGAAATGGGAAAGAAAACCCGAAACACGTGGTAGAAAAAGGAATACTACCATCCGCCTAGATCATAGAATAACAATAATGGCAAAGAAGCATCCAGTGATGAGCtccagagaaataaaaaaagatctcCATTTACTTGTGAGAACTTCAGTAATCAGAAGATGCTTATGTGAAGCCAAACTATTAGCAAGAAACCTTCATAAAGTAccactgctgaaaaaaaaacacatgtatTGAAAAGGTGACAGTTTGCCAAAGAACACATTGACTGGCCTAAAGAGAAGTGGTGCGATATTCTGTGGACAGATGAGAGTAAGATTGTTCTTATTGGGCGTAAAGGCCACTGAATACAAGCCACAGTACACTTTGAAGAAAGTAAAACATGGAGGTGCAAGCATAATGGTTTGGGGCTGTTTCTCATACTTTGGAGTGGGGCCCATTTATCACATAACAGGCACCATGGACCAGTTTCAGTACCTAAAAATACTGGAACAGTTCATGTTGCCTTATGCTGACCCTTAAAATGGGTGTTTCAGCAGGAAAACACcccaaacacaccagcaagcGGGCAATATCCTGGTTCCAGACAAAAACAGATTGATATCATGAAGTGGCCGGCCCAATCCCCAGACCTCAATCCGATTGAGAATTAGTGGTGTGACCTCAAAAATTCTGTTCTTAAAGCAAAACCCAAGAATGCAGAAGATCTGTGGAATGTGGTCCAGTCAGCGTGGAGGCAAGTCTAAAATGTTAGTTGTAGATCAGTATATACGGATATACAACTTAATATTAGTTCAGTGCTTAAAGGAAAAAGCCAAAtcctcatttcattttcattttatacTATAAAAATTCCAGTTtgtgaatgaaaatgaagaCACTGCTATTTTTGTGAATGATCTAAtattctttttcttcattttcagtaaagaaaagaaaagaaaacaatattcatgtttttatctggGATTCCAGTGCCTTTGTATATATGGAAATACATGCTATTATCATCTCCAAAAATGttagagcacttatgcaaatatgtgatgtcttgatgaatcgagcagatatttgaagttttttttttttttaaactttattaaagagttgagcgcgcacgggcagaaatgttgagcgTGAGCAACACATTTTGAGcaagcgcaaatgcaaaaactgagcgagaagggctgctattgtgtgtgtgtgtgtgacctcaGGAGGAGGAATTTGACTTTTGCACGCaggaatgaattttgttcactcaaattcagcttttcgtcgctcaaaataaatttctcctcaaaatacaacacttgcacctgcaaacttgtttttacgtgcgctcagaatagtggcacaaaaataacgccatacaaatacgctaaacgtcacaaatctctaaAAACTCCCAATCTCTCTTTTTCtactctctctcgctctctctagccatcactcctaaaacttccccctcttcctaaacgaCCAAATGTCATGTCGCCATATCATTTTtcgattggtcgacatggtgcatttttccaccaacaccaatcataagcagagagtgcttgctagacagtaaacgtggcgaaactattcaggaaaaaacgccgagtatatattgtttatcatgactctggttttacgtggcctatcaacacaatttaaaaactggtatatatattactcgttactgaaaaaagtaacgccgttacttgtaaGGGGTAACGCCATTACAAGTAACCGTTATCAATTCTCCTAATTCCGCCGTTACCCCTAATTCCCATCACTGGTCTACATATACATCATTTCTAATGTGGGCCGTGCTGTTTTAGGACAGTGACATGTCTGACACTGACCATGTACCAGTGCCTGAGAACACTGGTGTGGAGGGGGAGATTGCATTCAGACTTCTGAGTTTGAATGCAAAgcaaatgtgttgtttaaacTAGAGACAGCTCTTGTGACTGAACAATAAATACTGTTCTGGGAACGAATTAGATTTTACAGTGACAATGAATCTTCCATCGTTTGTTGCATGTTTAAAATCTCAGTTTGCACTTGACACAGCTGTCAATGCCCATGATATTGAGATGTTCTTTGTAGATGTGCCTGTATTGTTGACTGCTTTGAAATTTACAttgaaaacctgaaagcaaggtCAGAAACATATTCTAATTACAAACATTGCTATACAATTAAATGAAAAGAGTTGAGTGTGgaagaaatggcaaaaatgtGAAGGTGAttgtgtatttctgacattatTTGTGTCTTTTCTGGAGTATAATGAAACCCACATTTTGGAAATTACACCTGTGCCTGTACATCCTTGGGCTCTTGGTCACTGATGGGGGGACTTTTCTAAATGGATTAAAATGTCACAATTGTTGGCACTTTCACGTGGAAGGATTTTGAATGGATACCTATCATTACTTTGACGATCACATTTTTAATCTGGACTCGTTATCTACAAATAGTTTTAGtaactaaaactgtaaaaagcacattttcctgtaaaaacaaGATTAATTTGGTGATGGAAAAATTAAACACATAAAGCTACAG
It includes:
- the ftr67 gene encoding finTRIM family, member 67 isoform X1; its protein translation is MAQAGVLLDKDQFNCSICLDVLKDPVTIPCGHSYCSGCIQNYWDQDDYLGVYVCPQCRQNFNPRPLLARNTILADVVEIFKNTTLQDAAAPTAGRTFAEAGDVECDVCIGLKSKAASSCLVCLASYCDDHVRPHYESSAFKKHKLVAASKRLQETICPRHDKLLEVYCRTDKRCICSLCLTDEHKGHDTVLAEEEIQQKKRQLSEIKQSSQLRIQQREKEVQELRKAIFSLSRSARAAAEESDAVFSELIRSIELKRFEVRELIKAQEKTAIGEAEKLLEQIQKEIGELKKNEDELDKLSHAEDPIHFLQSCQSLHAPPVLSASPLVASDPDFTFGPVMTAVSDFKALLQEVCQNGCVSIYERVRNIVIVRNPDLSVESDCTVVDRSFNLEVVQMEAAALIPSPGLDQSHVSPLNPFLTPGPPAFSFSPFGSKFSSGSRHKHPPRRAHPRRK
- the ftr67 gene encoding finTRIM family, member 67 isoform X2 codes for the protein MAQAGVLLDKDQFNCSICLDVLKDPVTIPCGHSYCSGCIQNYWDQDDYLGVYVCPQCRQNFNPRPLLARNTILADVVEIFKNTTLQDAAAPTAGRTFAEAGDVECDVCIGLKSKAASSCLVCLASYCDDHVRPHYESSAFKKHKLVAASKRLQETICPRHDKLLEVYCRTDKRCICSLCLTDEHKGHDTVLAEEEIQQKKRQLSEIKQSSQLRIQQREKEVQELRKAIFSLSRSARAAAEESDAVFSELIRSIELKRFEVRELIKAQEKTAIGEAEKLLEQIQKEIGELKKNEDELDKLSHAEDPIHFLQSCQSLHAPPVLSASPLVASDPDFTFGPVMTAVSDFKALLQEVCQNGCVSIYERVRNIVIVRNPDLSVESDCTVVDRSFNLEVVQMEAAACSKFSSGSRHKHPPRRAHPRRK